In Gadus chalcogrammus isolate NIFS_2021 chromosome 13, NIFS_Gcha_1.0, whole genome shotgun sequence, a single genomic region encodes these proteins:
- the pfdn5 gene encoding prefoldin subunit 5 produces the protein MAVNLTELSLQQLEGLKTQFDQEVEFLTSSIGQLKVVQTKYVEAKDSLNVLNKSNEGKELLVPLTSSMYVPGTLNDVEHVLVDVGTGYYVEKNVDDSKAFFKRKIDFLTKQIEKIQPALQEKHGMKQAVIEVMNIKIQQLQQSQQASQAVAAKA, from the exons ATGGCGGTCAATCTGACTGAGCTTTCTCTTCAGCAATTGGAAGGACTAAAAACTCAATTTGATCAG GAGGTGGAGTTCCTGACATCATCGATAGGTCAACTCAAAGTGGTGCAGACCAAGTATGTGGAGGCCAAAGATAGTCTTAACGTCCTGAACAAAAGCAATGAAG GAAAAGAACTGCTCGTTCCTCTGACCAGCTCT ATGTATGTCCCGGGAACACTGAACGACGTGGAGCACGTTCTCGTTGATGTGGGGACAGGATACTATGTGGAGAAG AATGTGGACGACTCCAAAGCATTCTTCAAACGCAAAATAGACTTCCTCACAAAGCAGATCGAGAAGATCCAGCCGGCGTTACAGGAGAAGCACGGCATGAAGCAGG CCGTGATCGAGGTTATGAACATCAAGATCCAGCAGCTACAACAGAGCCAGCAGGCCTCACAAGCAGTGGCTGCTAAAGCCTGA
- the espl1 gene encoding separin: MKCLTADEYMRRTASSTETRLLVEEVESYVRGGAGTQGRTICDRIIRACNHQLGVGPPCLEHISSLVRLVEAALCGYDASGANMAQRSPLYMEKIVFHIVKKLSSLGAQGPCSHLGGLLRSRLLPPQQTEDYTGLVRTCFAVLWNGLAAAKDDTTLNPKDRLNGQMQSLQFLLLLDSSGTAPLSCSKGAEDAFATFQKARGTLTTDDGSFVLRETLSFFHGCWRSGQCGSGEFMGHTSLPALTKVVLAATKLLCKAGCSPLVSGLLDEVEGAVGRCADCRPRLLPLALARWAVKVHAAKDLAEERGKAFTECARALRSLSGPQEPQQTQAVLEGCGLVFWAVEAGHCSKLPAPVLLAWFSFLEEHQELIIKALQKNEASQTEQKGMQQALCFSMCHGFLFAYDSLLDSQLEEGEALDRVLLYCQAATGRLMLELRKVTNQDLYVKAVTDVSKLVCGLHNRRLYEQAFTLVEILCQELRRNSPAALSMNAFSLPFRLAVQSSRRCGRLERALDWVMVWLKALGPAVLAQMAEPVSLWVRTKAEAARAGEEDLRLRTLRDGFGPDLPDEDVLLGLLTEELRAYRELPADTSQERYNTLCDLLELCHEDSAHLHLRAVYLGEMARVVCFQDFKEQTDCLAVDFTHEALRLLEEEPETADNAARLKDDKAQVLLWLYICTLEKNLQTAIEKDKKRQELRDKTQCVANPTTNDMDYEDKQKTQDSSLVYEGLFFDLAAESKFCQPLERALDIWSSLLQSDVLSELRCPKQSYSSISLTAALFRLMGKPLKALEAYQLSLDLARRLDDAKGCAGSLCHSARLLLDLGCPELAEGLLGEAEPYLSFEGPPEEPCPLALYAVLLRAQCCYSTGQVERGVPFLCEVLQEVNEQRQSKSWYLLRAQALQACSSYLGLDAGALPAALRQQIHQHGFKSADTAMHGALKLLASLLVTLVGNGLYMSISGTAETRFVDQGENLSLKWLVLSELQGCSLKMVEVRSRSGSVHDAKLLLLEALEMSAKLQAVSHCAELLVVKAELEMMKGEQEQSGFDLDRVKNLLELCMDVAPPEQKTDVKIKPRKGRPAAKAPAPIPSPDEDYSGLLSTRWFTKETAEQDQGSSPPLKAQPRRWLSSLAHAAGCRCPCCGTPSLGRVTARWAVAQADLALLLEPGDGRVSRILHRTALTRCRSVTEKLSARLAALFPSPGPAEPGLMLDVVGRTYLSMALAGLGPRLDPVQDVWDIMEAGLAFVSVSPSPVLRPARAGLMATKAMASLLTLAGKRNCSPEELFSGAWTWNPPRDTKRSALRPSTPPPEGLKKPKDPVSTLKDSALPTKTKEPKKTSALLPSVKVTSSSSRAKCLLPKTPAAVRPSRARPAGTELSSFAFDTEVPTVVCTPVPRPRAGAPRGPSRASTRTPFQVYEEGSPDQEKPQPVPGAPRRTKKSRFKVDFSDESDAEEVEPKAKAAVPKKRATAAASKAAGRGPRAAPETPLPEAPVKRPGRKKTTAQPQPPSSSEDEAARPRRGRRPLAGGAEGEPEKMRTIEEEEMAAAGLDLSMEVLRGSDAEDNAAANADLEVLRRDRCGDLERVSRSTLLSRPGPLMGGLPAHLAPSDAPPEDLSLESVQSLLRTAWLSLQHLPSPGLYPALCGLLALSLGQLDAPAAAMLHTHSLGVAHRHHTLRHLAVRLKKLKKGSNELTERLASLRLEESPEPPLEGRLEQLEQLFGFPAACPETFPRQQSQDFLQQVERLPSGLTVCVLSLVGVRPGEVGESLLLTRLERGAAPITVHIPSSGPQQGVSGLVQEMDRIHAEQKVVSWFSEKNRWWEGRRGLDARLKRVLKSMEALLGCWRSMLLPLTSDTELSVQVRRLQAVMAARGLVASEDMLMVFLSAAPLLSPEDLQLFSQGLSSAWDGCCDEVLKDAVYRLASRAEPKGHVVLILDKHLQKLPWECMLCLRPRSVTRMPSLHSLLGACLQREWDPRCILEQGVDPKQVYYVLNPDANLSNTEDRFKDLFSSQRDWQGVCGAVPDSDQLQEAVATKDLYIYVGHGAGVRYLDARSLLKQDLRAAALLFGCSSAALAVRGDLEGTGIILHYLTAGCPLVLGTLWDVTDRDIDRFTTALLESWLSAGSGAPLLDYMGPARQATQLRHLVGAAPVVYGLPVHLK; encoded by the exons ATGAAGTGTTTGACGGCCGATGAATACATGCGGCGGACCGCCTCTTCCACAGAGACTAGGCTCTTGGTCGAAGAAGTCGAG AGTTATGTCCGAGGCGGAGCGGGGACCCAAGGTCGCACCATCTGTGACCGGATCATCAGAGCCTGTAATCATCAGCTTGGGGTGGGACCCCCTTGCCTGGAGCACATCAGCAGCCTTGTCCGGCTGGTGGAGGCGGCTCTCTGTGGGTATGATGCGTCTGGCGCCAACATGGCTCAGAGAAGCCCTCTGTACATGGAGAAGATCGTCTTCCACATCGTGAAGAAGCTCAGCTCTCTGGGAGCACAGGGTCCGTGTAGTCACCTGGGGGGTCTGCTTCGCAGCAGGCTTCTTCCACCGCAACAA ACTGAAGACTACACTGGTTTGGTGCGCACCTGTTTTGCTGTTTTATGGAATGGACTCGCCGCAGCGAAAGACGACACTACGCTGAATCCCAAAGACAGGCTGAACGGCCAAATGCAATCTCTgcagttcctcctcctcttggatAGCAGCGGCACAGCGCCCCTTTCCTGCTCCAAAGGCGCAGAAGACGCCTTCGCCACGTTTCAAAAGGCCCGTGGAACACTGACCACCGACGACGGCTCCTTCGTTCTCCGAGAAACACTGTCTTTCTTCCATGGCTGTTGGCGCAGCGGTCAGTGTGGGAGTGGGGAGTTCATGGGGCACACCAGCCTACCCGCTCTCACCAAGGTGGTCCTCGCCGCCACTAAGCTGCTCTGCAAGGCCGGCTGCTCGCCACTTGTGTCCGGTCTGTTGGACGAGGTGGAGGGCGCGGTCGGGCGCTGTGCCGACTGCCGGCCCCGCCTGCTGCCCCTGGCGCTCGCTAGATGGGCTGTAAAGGTTCATGCTGCTAAAGACCTCGCCGAGGAGAGAGGCAAGGCGTTCACAGAATGTGCCCGGGCCCTGAGGTCTCTCTCGGGCCCCCAGGAGCCCCAGCAGACCCAGGCCGTCCTGGAGGGCTGCGGTCTGGTGTTTTGGGCTGTGGAGGCCGGGCACTGCAGCAAGCTCCCTGCCCCCGTGCTCCTGGCCTGGTTCTCCTTCCTTGAGGAGCACCAGGAGCTCATCATCAAAGCACTGCAGAAG AACGAGGCGTCCCAGACGGAGCAGAAGGGAATGCAGCAGGCGCTCTGCTTCAGCATGTGTCACGGCTTCCTGTTTGCCTACGACAGCTTGCTGGACTCACAG ctggaggagggagaggcccTGGACAGAGTGCTGCTGTACTGTCAGGCTGCGACAGGGCGACTGATGCTGGAGCTACGCAAGGTGACCAACCAGGACCTTTACGTCAAAGCAG TGACGGACGTGAGCAAACTGGTGTGTGGGCTCCACAACCGCCGGTTGTACGAGCAGGCCTTCACGCTGGTGGAGATCTTGTGCCAGGAGCTGCGCAGGAACAGCCCTGCAGCTCTGTCCATGAACGCA TTCAGCCTGCCCTTCAGGCTGGCCGTGCAGAGCTCCCGGCGCTGTGGGCGCCTGGAGCGAGCACTGGACTGGGTCATGGTGTGGCTGAAGGCCCTGGGGCCTGCCGTGCTGGCCCAGATGGCGGAGCCCGTCTCGCTGTGGGTCCGCACCAAGGCGGAAGCGGCCCGTGCGGGAGAGGAGGACCTCCGCCTCAG GACTCTTCGCGACGGCTTCGGGCCCGACCTCCCCGACGAGGACGTCCTGCTGGGCCTGCTGACGGAGGAGCTGCGGGCCTACAGAGAGCTGCCGGCCGACACCAGCCAGGAGCGCTACAACACCCTGTGTGACCTGCTGGAGCTCTGCCACGAGGACAGcgcccacctccacctgcgGGCCGTGTACCTGGGGGAGATGGCCCGCGTGGTGTGCTTCCAGGACTTCAAGGAGCAGACGGACTG CCTGGCGGTGGACTTTACCCATGAGGCTTTGcggttgctggaggaggagccagagacGGCTGACAACGCGGCGCGGTTGAAGGACGACAAAGCCCAGGTCCTGCTGTGGCTCTACATCTGCACCCTGGAGAAGAACCTGCAGACG GCCATCGAAAAGGACAAGAAACGGCAGGAGCTGCGAGATAAGACCCAGTGTGTGGCCAATCCCACGACCAACGACATGGACTACGAGGACAAGCAGAAGACCCAGGACAGCAGCCTGGTCTACGAGGGCCTGTTCTTCGACCTGGCAGCAGAAAGCA AGTTCTGCCAGCCCTTGGAGAGAGCCCTGGACATCTGGTCTTCTCTCCTGCAGAGCGATGTCCTGTCAGAGCTCCGCTGTCCCAAGCAGAGCTACAGCTCCATCAGTCTGACCGCCGCCCTCTTCCGACTCATGGGGAAG CCGCTGAAGGCTCTGGAAGCCTACCAGCTCTCCTTGGACCTGGCCCGTCGCCTTGACGACGCTAAAGGATGTGCCGGGTCGCTGTGCCACTCGGCCCGCCTCCTGCTGGACCTGGGCTGTCCTGAACTGGCCGAG GGTCTGCTGGGGGAGGCGGAGCCGTACCTGAGCTTCGAGGGCCCTCCTGAAGAGCCCTGTCCCCTGGCGCTGTACGCTGTCCTGCTCAGGGCCCAGTGCTGCTACAGTACAGGACAG GTGGAGCGCGGCGTGCCCTTCCTGTGTGAGGTGCTCCAGGAGGTGAACGAGCAGAGGCAATCCAAGAGCTGGTACCTGCTGCGGGCCCAGGCGCTCCAGGCCTGCAGCTCCTACCTGGGCCTGGACGCCGGAGCCCTGCCCGCCGCCCTACGGCAGCAGATCCACCAGCAtg GGTTCAAGAGCGCCGACACGGCGATGCACGGAGCGCTGAAGCTGCTGGCCAGCCTGCTGGTGACCCTGGTGGGGAACGGGCTGTACATGAGCATCAGCGGCACCGCGGAAACACGTTTCGTAGACCAAG GGGAGAACCTGTCTCTGAAGTGGCTGGTGCTCTCCGAGCTGCAGGGCTGCTCGCTGAagatggtggaggtgaggaGCCGGAGCGGGTCCGTGCACGACGCCAAGCTGCTGctcctggaggccctggagatgTCCGCCAAGCTGCAGGCCGTCAGCCA CTGCGCGGAGCTCCTGGTGGTGAAGGCGGAGCTGGAGATGATGAAGGGCGAGCAGGAGCAGAGTGGGTTCGACCTGGACAGAGTGAAGAACCTTCTGGAGCTCTGTATGG ACGTCGCCCCCCCCGAGCAGAAGACGGATGTGAAGATCAAACCCAGGAAGGGCCGTCCGGCCGCCAAGGCCCCGGCCCCGATCCCGAGCCCGGATGAGGACTACAGCGGGCTCCTCAGCACCCGGTGGTTCACCAAGGAGACCGCGGAGCAGGACCAGGGCAGCTCCCCGCCCCTGAAGGCCCAGCCCCGCCGCTGGCTCTCCTCCCTGGCCCACGCGGCGGGCTGCCGCTGCCCCTGCTGCGGCACGCCCAGCCTGGGGCGCGTCACGGCGCGCTGGGCCGTCGCCCAGGCCGACCTGGCCCTCCTGCTGGAGCCCGGTGACGGGCGCGTCAGCCGGATCCTGCACCGCACCGCGCTCACCCGCTGCCGGAGCGTCACGGAGAAGCTCTCGGCCCGGCTGGCCGCGCTGTTCCCCTCGCCGGGCCCCGCGGAGCCCGGCCTGATGCTGGACGTGGTCGGTCGCACCTACCTCAGCATGGCCCTGGCCGGCCTCGGGCCCCGGCTGGACCCGGTCCAGGACGTGTGGGACATCATGGAGGCCGGCCTTGCCTTTGTCAGTGTGAGTCCCTCCCCCGTGCTGAGGCCGGCGAGGGCCGGGCTGATGGCCACCAAGGCCATGGCGTCCCTTCTCACCCTGGCTGGGAAGAGGAACTGCAGCCCAGAAGAGCTCTTCTCCGGTGCATGGACCTGGAATCCGCCCAGAGACACAAAGAGGTCCGCACTGAGACCGTCGACCCCGCCTCCAGAAGGCCTGAAGAAGCCTAAGGACCCCGTCAGTACCCTTAAAGACTCTGCGCTTCCTACGAAGACGAAGGAGCCAAAGAAGACCAGCGCTCTGCTCCCTAGCGTCAAGGTGACCAGCTCCTCTTCCAGAGCCAAGTGTCTGCTCCCCAAAACTCCAGCTGCCGTCAGACCGTCGAGAGCCAGACCCGCGGGGACGGAGCTCAGCTCTTTCGCCTTTGACACGGAGGTCCCCACCGTGGTCTGTACCCCGGTCCCCAGGCCCCGTGCCGGGGCCCCCAGGGGACCGTCCAGGGCCTCTACTCGAACGCCGTTCCAAGTGTACGAGGAAGGGTCTCCGGATCAAGAGAAGCCTCAGCCCGTCCCCGGCGCGCCCAGACGCACAAAGAAGTCCCGCTTCAAG GTGGACTTCAGTGACGAGAGTGACGCCGAGGAGGTGGAGCCCAAGGCGAAGGCCGCGGTGCCCAAGAAGCGCGCTACCGCCGCGGCCAGCAAGGCGGCAGGGCGGGGCCCCAGAGCGGCCCCTGAGACGCCCCTGCCGGAGGCCCCCGTCAAGAGGCCCGGCAGGAAAAAGACCACCGCTCAGCCTCAGCCTCCGTCCTCTTCTGAGGACGAGGCGGCCCGGCCCAGACGAGGCAGGAGGCCGCTGGCCGGGGGCGCCGAGGGCGAGCCGGAGAAGATGAGGAccatcgaggaggaggagatggccgCAGCGGGGCTGGACCTCAGCATGGAGGTCCTCCGGGGGTCTGACGCCGAGGACAACGCCGCCGCAA ACGCAGACCTTGAGGTCCTCCGGAGGGACCGGTGTGGGGACCTGGAGAGGGTCAGTCGGTCCACGTTGCTCAGCCGACCAGGGCCTCTGATGGGAGGTCTACCGGCCCACCTGGCTCCTTCAGACGCCCCCCCAG AGGACCTCTCCTTGGAGAGCGTCCAGTCTCTGCTGCGCACCGCCTGGCTGTCCCTGCAGCACCTCCCCTCCCCGGGCCTGTACCCCGCCCTGTGTGGCCTCCTGGCCCTGAGCCTGGGCCAGCTGgacgcccccgccgccgccatgcTCCACACGCACTCCCTGGGCGTGGCCCACCGCCACCACACGCTGAGGCACCTCGCCGTCCGCCTCAA GAAACTGAAGAAGGGTTCCAACGAGCTGACGGAGCGGCTGGCGTCTCTTCGCCTGGAGGAGAGCCCGGAGCCGCCTCTAGAGGGCAggctggagcagctggagcagcTCTTCGGCTTCCCGGCCGCCTGTCCTGAGACCTTCCCCCGGCAGCAGAGCCAGGACTTCCTGCAGCAGGTGGAACGGCTGCCCTCAG GGCTGACGGTGTGCGTGCTGTCCCTGGTCGGGGTGCGGCCcggggaggtgggagagagccTGCTGCTGACCCGTCTGGAGAGAGGCGCCGCCCCCATCACTGTCCACATCCCCTCCTCCGGCCCGCAG CAGGGCGTCAGCGGGCTGGTCCAGGAGATGGACCGCATCCATGCGGAGCAGAAGGTCGTCAGCTGGTTCTCAGAGAAGAACCGCTGGTGGGAGGGGCGCCGGGGGCTGGACGCACGGCTCAAG CGGGTCTTGAAGAGCATGGAGGCGTTGCTGGGCTGCTGGAGGAGCATGCTGCTCCCGCTCACCTCCGACACGGAGCTGTCGGTCCAGGTCCGGCGGCTGCAGGCCGTGATGGCGGCCAGAGGTCTGGTGGCCAGTGAGGACATGCTGATG GTGTTTCTCTCCGCAGCTCCTCTGCTGAGTCCTGAAGACCTGCAGCTCTTCTCCCAGGGCCTGTCCTCCGCCTGGGACGGCTGCTGTGACGAGGTCCTCAAGGACGCCGTCTACCGCCTGGCGTCCCGGGCGGAACCCAAGGGTCACGTGGTTCTCATCCTTGACAAG CACCTCCAGAAACTACCGTGGGAGTGCATGCTGTGCCTGAGGCCTCGCTCGGTGACGAGGATGCCGTCTCTACACTCCCTGCTGGGAGCCTGCCTTCAGAGAGAG tgGGACCCTCGGTGCATCCTGGAGCAGGGGGTGGACCCCAAGCAGGTGTACTACGTGCTGAACCCCGACGCCAACCTGAGCAACACAGAGGACCGCTTCAAAGACCTGTTCAGCAG TCAGCGCGACTGGCAGGGCGTGTGTGGCGCCGTCCCTGACTCCGAccagctgcaggaggcggtggccACCAAGGACCTCTACAT CTACGTGGGCCACGGCGCCGGCGTACGCTACCTGGATGCACGGAGCCTCCTGAAGCAGGACCTGCGGGCGGCGGCCCTCCTGTTCGGCTGCAGCAGCGCCGCCCTGGCGGTGCGCGGTGACCTGGAGGGAACGGGCATCATCCTCCACTACCTCACGGCCGGCTG CCCCCTGGTGTTGGGGACCCTGTGGGACGTCACGGACCGGGACATCGACCGCTTCACCACCGCCCTGCTGGAGTCCTGGCTGTCGGCCGGGTCCGGGGCCCCCCTCCTGGACTACATGGGCCCCGCCCGCCAGGCCACGCAGCTCAGACACCTGGTCGGGGCTGCGCCCGTGGTGTACGGGCTCCCAGTGCACCTGAAATAA